From the Glandiceps talaboti chromosome 10, keGlaTala1.1, whole genome shotgun sequence genome, one window contains:
- the LOC144440589 gene encoding calcineurin-binding protein cabin-1-like: MHDICVRPDRFDSWAGMALARSSRLEAKLSSCDVKNESAMQKNAAAALRCFQRALEIDPSNYTLWIEYGSLAYALHSHSSRQLKQQKTQVSMTTEMMQTLKSKREEMLELARKCFGKAKDCEGDGEEEEWLIHYMLGKIAEKQRRPPQVYLEHYKQAANHLYEDDASYPRKIHYHNPPDLAMEALEVHFRLHASVIKLLGDSDAVSVDYKILEDYILEATGGPFAKGQQK, translated from the exons ATGCATGACATCTGTGTGCGGCCAGACCGTTTTGATAGCTGGGCTGGTATGGCCCTAGCAAGAAGCAGTAGACTGGAAGCTAAACTGAGTTCA TGCGATGTCAAGAATGAGAGTGCAATGCAGAAGAATGCGGCTGCTGCCTTACGGTGTTTTCAAAGAGCTCTAGAGATTGACCCTAGTAACTACACTTTATGGATTGAATATGGTTCCTTGGCATATGCCTTGCATTCACACTCATCCAGACAACTTAAACAG CAGAAGACCcaggtttccatgacaacagagATGATGCAAACTTTGAAGAGCAAGAGAGAAGAGATGCTGGAATTAGCAAGGAAGTGTTTTGGAAAAGCTAAAGACTGTGAAGGTGATGGAGAGGAGGAGGAATGGTTGATACACTACATGTTAGGAAAGATTGCAGAGAAACAACGGCGCCCTCCACAGGTCTATCTAGAACACTATAAACAG GCTGCCAATCATTTATATGAGGATGATGCCAGTTATCCCAGAAAGATACACTACCATAATCCACCAGACTTGGCCATGGAGGCATTAGAA GTTCATTTCAGACTCCATGCATCGGTAATAAAATTATTAGGTGACAGTGATGCTGTTAGTGTAGACTATAAGATATTAGAAGATTACATCTTGGAAGCTACTGGTGGGCCATTTGCCAAAGGTCAACAAAAGTAA
- the LOC144440590 gene encoding uncharacterized protein LOC144440590 encodes MKDYKVLFLVSSQLQRTPDQGKKYLRDVDRVLLAKLAYDYALQVLEGQIEHMKEKENDGELFQLLLASYKVWQYGSSKLQTQMDSANKLLSTAYRTYRESEVEEGIPILEQAIRFCNQHSNIHKQPQTPTHGESMFWPSMSTKSSSLLSKEDAETPTQRKSDIQPSGSDVKESSKRPESLEKSDTFVEGATVKEMSRHSEDSNSLNEVQNIVSNVDIPGTLASTLQSDLVTRPFSLTASTGSSPLFKSKTPHRSVSKSPPRAGARSPTRLFTKSPTRGVTKSPTRLFTKSPTRTGAKSPTTGVVKSPTRGATKSPTRIFTKSPTRVTPKSPTRGLTKSPTRVIPKSPTGVGSKSPLRADMKSPPSTGSFSPPSSTFSFQKCFEQSLLHSSSSSKSPIGKLLPSKSPTIDEPKRSTPSEEQKAAPSSESYHGRSSGFAGLSMEQLTDIADSRDFGTMVSRLVESLVTQKSQDDNSDDIVTSIYNQSSEGTSVPIATTSGCQPETSVPTATTSYGQPSNETSVAMATASYGQPSSGTSVTKATASYGQPSSGTSVPIVTTSYGQPGSGTSVPIVTTTSGQHIDDATSILTATSYGQHRDRSGVGEVQPTPSHQPSILGFDTTFDSLLTSHLLGFAPTEGVSKESDSDEGYMK; translated from the exons ATGAAAGATTACAAAGTCCTGTTTCTTGTGTCCAGTCAATTACAGAGAACACCAGATCAGGGAAA GAAGTATTTACGTGATGTAGACAGAGTTCTACTAGCCAAGCTAGCCTACGATTATGCACTACAGGTCCTAGAAGGTCAAATAGAACATATGAAGGAAAAGGAAAATGATGGTGAACTGTTCCAGTTACTGTTGGCCTCCTATAAAGTATGGCAGTATGGGTCCAGTAAGTTACAGACTCAGATGGACTCTGCCAACAAACTACTAAGTACAGCATACAGAACCTACAGGGAGAGTGAG GTGGAGGAGGGTATACCCATACTGGAACAAGCTATTAGGTTTTGTAATCAACATAGTAATATACATAAACAACCACAG ACACCTACTCATGGTGAGTCCATGTTTTGGCCTTCTATGTCAACCAAGAGTTCTTCACTACTAAGTAAAGAAGATGCTGAGACTCCAACACAGAGGAAATCAGATATCCAACCTAGTGGCAGTGACGTCAAAGAATCTAGTAAGAGACCGGAAAGTTTGGAAAAATCTGACACATTTGTTGAGGGCGCTACAGTCAAAGAAATGAGCAGACATAGTGAAGATAGCAATAGTCTGAATGAAGTTCAAAATATCGTCTCCAATGTTGACATTCCTGGCACATTGGCATCTACACTTCAATCAGATCTTGTGACAAGGCCCTTCTCCTTGACTGCTTCAACAGGAAGTAGTCCACTCTTTAAAAGTAAAACACCACATAGAAGTGTTAGCAAGTCACCACCAAGGGCTGGTGCTAGGTCACCTACGAGGCTTTTCACTAAGTCACCAACAAGAGGTGTCACCAAGTCACCAACAAGGCTTTTCACCAAGTCACCAACAAGGACTGGTGCTAAATCACCAACAACAGGTGTTGTCAAGTCACCAACAAGAGGTGCTACCAAGTCACCAACAAGGATTTTCACCAAGTCGCCAACAAGAGTTACCCCTAAGTCACCAACAAGGGGTTTGACTAAGTCACCGACAAGGGTTATTCCCAAGTCACCAACAGGAGTTGGCAGTAAATCCCCACTGAGGGCAGACATGAAATCACCTCCAAGCACTGGTAGTTTTTCACCTCCTAGCAGTACCTTCAGCTTTCAGAAATGTTTCGAGCAATCTTTACTACATTCCAGCAGTAGCTCAAAAAGTCCCATAGGAAAGTTGTTGCCATCCAAAAGCCCAACAATAGATGAACCCAAGAGAAGCACACCATCAGAAGAACAAAAAGCAGCACCTTCCAGTGAATCCTACCACGGTAGAAGCAGTGGCTTTGCTGGTCTGTCAATGGAACAACTAACTGATATTGCTGATAGTAGGGACTTTGGAACTATGGTTAGTAGACTCGTAGAAAGTCTTGTCACACAAAAATCACAAGATGACAATAGTGATGACATAGTAACATCCATATACAATCAATCCAGTGAAGGAACCAGTgttcccatagcaacaactagtGGTTGTCAACCAGAGACTAGTGTTCCCACAGCAACAACTAGTTACGGTCAGCCCAGCAATGAGACtagtgttgccatggcaacagctaGTTATGGTCAGCCAAGCAGTGGGACCAGTGTTACCAAGGCAACAGCTAGTTATGGTCAGCCTAGCAGTGGGACCAGTGTTCCCATAGTGACAACTAGTTATGGTCAGCCTGGCAGTGGGACCAGTGTTCCCATAGTGACAACAACTTCTGGTCAACATATTGATGATGCAACGAGTATTCTCACAGCCACAAGTTATGGTCAACATAGAGACAGGTCTGGTGTTGGTGAGGTACAGCCTACACCATCACATCAACCAAGTATCCTAGGGTTTGATACAACATTTGACAGTTTACTTACAAGTCACTTGTTAGGATTTGCACCCACTGAGGGTGTATCTAAGGAGTCTGATTCTGATGAAGGATACATGAAGTGA
- the LOC144441424 gene encoding uncharacterized protein LOC144441424, which produces MDRKMVIPRSFVVAIAATSLVTMLITWLWKHTKKEKPKFGKEIRDQEFLFGQDITPCNHGSYGTTPRTVMMTRVRILREVERCPDEFVRITGSKLYEEALICAADFVGANIEHLVFVENATSGINCIMKSMKWRKGDSVLVSSLTYPAIKNTALDVSDNSEHGPNVVSLEIKFPILGKEEIVQQYRDILESEPTIKVAIIDHITSGTALLMPIKELIVVCHSKGVQVIVDGAHAPGQVQLKLEQLGADYYVGNLHKWAFAPRGCALLWVHPKHYKKVKPLVTSHCYQQSLQNQFFMQGTRDISTYLCAPAAIEFYNDIGGFEEISKHNKDLLQWAMNMLVQEWKTESLSIPDDLRAPFMGVVALPATSKALFLTFAAKEAPLKHLKGVIYEKSKVVCVIVDIQDRLWCRISAQVYNTKSDYLKLKDVILDML; this is translated from the exons ATGGATAGGAAAATGGTGATACCAAGATCCTTTGTGGTTGCCATAGCAGCCACATCACTGGTTACAATGTTAATCACATGGTTGTGGAAACATACGAAGAAGGAGAAGCCAAAGTTTGGCAAAGAAATTCGCGACCAGGAGTTTTTATTTGGTCAAGACATTACACCCTGTAATCATGGATCATATGGTACAACACCTAGAACAGTCATGATGACAAGAGTAAG AATTTTGAGGGAAGTGGAGAGATGTCCAGATGAGTTTGTTAGAATTACTGGTTCTAAGTTGTATGAAGAAGCCTTGATCTGTGCGGCTGATTTTGTTGGTGCTAATATTGAACATCTTGTATTTGTTGAAAATGCAACTTCAG GCATTAACTGTATAATGAAGTCTATGAAATGGAGGAAAGGAGACAGTGTGTTAGTCAGTAGTCTGACATATCCTGCCATTAAAAATACCGCACTTGATGTTAGTGACAACTCAGAACATG gtCCAAATGTTGTGAGTCTAGAAATCAAATTTCCGATACTTGGCAAGGAAGAGATCGTCCAACAATACCGGGATATCCTGGAATCAGAGCCAACTATCAAAGTTGCTATTATAGATCATATTACAAGTGGTACAGCATTGTTAATGCCAATCAAAGAATTGATAGTAGTATGTCATAGTAAAGGTGTACAAGTCATTGTAGATGGTGCACACGCTCCAGGACAAGTACAACTTAAACTTGAACAACTTGGTGCTGACTATTACGTGG GTAATCTTCATAAATGGGCGTTTGCTCCACGTGGTTGTGCACTTCTATGGGTTCATCCAAAACATTACAAGAAAGTCAAACCTTTGGTGACCTCACATTGTTATCAGCAGAGTTTACAGAACCAGTTTTTTATGCAAGGCACTCGTGATATATCAACCTATCTATGTGCTCCAGCTGCAATTGAATTCtataatgacattggtggtttt GAAGAGATATCCAAACACAACAAGGACTTGTTACAGTGGGCGATGAACATGCTGGTACAAGAATGGAAAACAGAGAGTCTGTCCATTCCTGATGActtgagggcgcccttcatGGGAGTAGTAGCCCTCCCTGCCACTAGTAAGGCATTGTTTCTGACATTCGCAGCTAAAGAGGCACCACTCAAACATCTGAAAGGGGTCATTTATGAGAAGTCGAAAGTTGTATGTGTCATTGTAGATATACAAGACCGACTATGGTGTAGAATTAGTGCCCAGGTTTATAACACAAAGAGTGATTATCTGAAACTCAAAGATGTAATTTTAGATATGTTGTAG